The Aeromicrobium yanjiei genome includes a region encoding these proteins:
- a CDS encoding cupin domain-containing protein, with translation MVETLSLSLNENVEWTGGDPVPAERVIDGEPLFSTIRTVEQGAVTAGFWRCTPGRFQASRTGSDEVFTVIRGAGRVIADGSDAVQLAPGVVVVIRSGWSGVWEIDETIEKAFIITASS, from the coding sequence ATGGTTGAAACCCTGTCGTTGTCCCTGAACGAGAACGTCGAGTGGACGGGCGGTGACCCGGTTCCCGCGGAGCGCGTGATCGACGGGGAACCGTTGTTCAGCACGATCAGGACGGTGGAGCAGGGTGCGGTGACCGCTGGCTTCTGGCGCTGCACGCCAGGGCGTTTCCAGGCATCGCGAACTGGATCGGACGAGGTGTTCACGGTCATTCGCGGAGCGGGCCGCGTGATCGCGGACGGCTCCGACGCAGTGCAGCTGGCGCCCGGGGTCGTGGTCGTCATCCGCTCCGGATGGTCAGGGGTGTGGGAGATCGACGAGACGATCGAGAAGGCGTTCATCATCACCGCCTCGAGCTGA